A single Arachidicoccus sp. BS20 DNA region contains:
- a CDS encoding SDR family oxidoreductase, whose amino-acid sequence MELSDSTILITGGTSGIGLEFAKQLLLQGAKIIVTARDIAKLNQTKKQFSQINIIQSDINNLKDIEQLYEQVTQQFPGLNIIINNAGIMQNADLQNPHLDLENCTREIETNFAGTVRMIHQFLPHLQTKKSSAIINISSGLAFIPFTVSPIYCGTKAGIHIYSQALRLQLENTNVKVFEIAPPKTDNPMQKAIPETNGKGMMKVDKMVSIAVKGILKDKFEIRPGLANIMKWMSRIAPDFFAKLVDRNIKKRRQKLINSLQ is encoded by the coding sequence ATGGAATTATCAGACAGTACCATTTTAATCACGGGCGGAACAAGCGGAATCGGTTTGGAATTTGCGAAACAATTATTGCTGCAAGGCGCAAAAATTATTGTTACGGCTCGGGATATTGCGAAGCTGAACCAAACAAAAAAGCAATTTTCGCAAATCAATATTATTCAAAGCGACATTAATAATTTGAAAGATATTGAACAGCTTTATGAGCAGGTTACACAACAGTTTCCCGGCTTGAATATCATCATTAACAACGCGGGAATTATGCAGAATGCAGATTTGCAAAATCCGCATTTAGATTTAGAAAATTGTACACGAGAAATTGAAACAAATTTTGCAGGAACAGTCCGGATGATTCATCAGTTTTTACCGCATTTGCAAACCAAAAAATCTTCGGCAATCATCAATATTTCATCAGGCTTGGCATTCATTCCGTTTACGGTTTCGCCTATATATTGCGGCACAAAAGCGGGCATCCACATTTATTCACAGGCATTGCGTCTTCAATTAGAAAACACCAATGTGAAAGTGTTTGAAATTGCACCACCGAAAACCGATAACCCTATGCAAAAAGCAATTCCCGAAACCAACGGAAAAGGAATGATGAAAGTCGATAAAATGGTAAGTATTGCAGTCAAAGGGATATTGAAGGATAAGTTTGAAATAAGGCCGGGCTTAGCTAACATAATGAAATGGATGAGCCGGATTGCACCGGATTTTTT
- a CDS encoding SDR family NAD(P)-dependent oxidoreductase has product MESQKAYIITGPTSGIGYETALELAKHGTVILVGRNRDKLNQVQKTIEQNGRKAISVVCDISDITSVKHTAQQIISLNLPIAGLLNNAGIMSQKATKSAQGFDMVFATNYLGAFAFTEALVPHLPIGANVVFIGSAIEDPERKPAKMMGMKGGRYISAEASARGEWKEGGAKMAGIDAYATSKQCVLAAAMFLSKENPRLNFNVVEPGIMGGSTNLGSDANINPFVRFLMSNIMKLMMLLPAFFRFKSTPQKAAKIITEVLTDTSGKTGIYFDEKGMPMQGSELAHDAKFQERVATETRALLARI; this is encoded by the coding sequence ATGGAAAGTCAAAAAGCATACATCATCACGGGACCAACTTCGGGAATCGGATATGAAACTGCATTAGAACTTGCGAAACACGGAACTGTTATTCTTGTGGGACGAAATCGCGATAAATTAAATCAGGTACAAAAAACGATTGAGCAAAACGGACGAAAAGCAATATCTGTTGTTTGTGATATTTCCGATATTACAAGTGTGAAACACACTGCGCAACAAATCATTTCGCTTAATCTTCCGATTGCAGGCTTGCTAAACAACGCAGGCATTATGTCGCAAAAAGCAACCAAAAGTGCGCAAGGTTTTGATATGGTTTTTGCAACAAATTATCTCGGTGCGTTTGCATTCACAGAAGCGCTTGTACCGCATCTTCCAATCGGCGCAAACGTAGTGTTTATAGGCTCTGCTATTGAAGACCCCGAACGCAAACCGGCAAAAATGATGGGTATGAAAGGTGGTCGTTACATTTCTGCCGAAGCGAGTGCGCGTGGCGAATGGAAAGAAGGCGGCGCAAAAATGGCGGGCATTGATGCTTACGCCACTTCAAAACAATGCGTACTTGCTGCTGCAATGTTTCTTTCAAAAGAAAATCCGCGTTTGAATTTCAATGTGGTAGAGCCCGGAATTATGGGCGGCAGCACAAATCTCGGAAGCGACGCCAATATCAATCCTTTCGTGCGCTTTCTGATGAGCAATATAATGAAGCTGATGATGCTGCTGCCGGCTTTCTTCCGATTCAAAAGCACACCTCAAAAAGCCGCAAAAATTATCACAGAAGTTTTGACCGATACATCAGGAAAAACGGGAATCTATTTTGATGAAAAAGGCATGCCTATGCAAGGCTCCGAACTTGCACACGATGCAAAATTTCAGGAACGTGTTGCCACGGAAACACGTGCTTTATTAGCGAGGATTTGA
- a CDS encoding NAD(P)-dependent oxidoreductase, which translates to MVAYLGTGLLGANFTRAMLKRGVEVQVWNRTSEKAFALEQYGAKAFEDVTKAVENASVIHLTLKDDASVDEVLEKASAAFKKGVIIIDHTTTSASGAVKRTAYWKEKGFVYQHAPVFMGPQNALDATGYMLVSGDRKLIANLQPDLSAMTGKLLNFGETVGKAASMKLIGNLFLITFTAGLSDVLSLAEAQDISTEDILSLLNEWNPAASSIPDRLKKMSGTDFSNPSWELNMARKDTQLFMNAVNEAGQSFTVIPAIAKRMDTLIAEGHGNEDWMVIGKKQ; encoded by the coding sequence ATGGTCGCATATTTAGGAACAGGGTTACTCGGCGCAAATTTTACCCGTGCTATGTTGAAAAGAGGTGTGGAAGTGCAGGTGTGGAATCGCACATCCGAAAAAGCTTTTGCTTTGGAACAGTACGGTGCCAAAGCTTTTGAAGATGTTACCAAAGCGGTAGAGAACGCTTCGGTTATCCATCTGACATTAAAAGATGATGCTTCGGTGGATGAAGTCCTGGAGAAAGCATCTGCTGCTTTTAAAAAGGGAGTTATCATTATCGATCATACCACGACTTCAGCTTCAGGTGCCGTCAAGAGAACCGCATACTGGAAGGAGAAAGGATTTGTTTACCAACACGCACCGGTGTTTATGGGGCCGCAGAATGCGTTGGATGCAACGGGTTATATGCTGGTGTCGGGCGATCGGAAATTGATTGCAAATTTGCAACCTGATTTGTCTGCCATGACCGGTAAGTTGCTCAACTTCGGGGAAACTGTCGGCAAAGCGGCAAGCATGAAACTGATCGGGAATTTATTCCTGATTACATTTACCGCAGGGTTGTCCGATGTGCTCAGCTTAGCCGAAGCGCAAGATATTTCCACAGAAGATATTTTATCCTTATTAAATGAATGGAATCCTGCGGCTTCAAGCATTCCCGACCGCTTGAAGAAAATGAGCGGAACAGATTTTTCCAATCCTTCCTGGGAGTTGAACATGGCGAGAAAAGATACGCAACTGTTTATGAATGCAGTTAATGAAGCAGGGCAATCCTTTACGGTAATTCCCGCCATTGCAAAACGAATGGATACATTAATTGCCGAAGGACACGGCAATGAGGATTGGATGGTTATTGGTAAGAAACAGTAA
- a CDS encoding Gfo/Idh/MocA family protein — MSKTYTWGIIGPGKIAKKFAESLQLTERVRLSAVASRDINKAKQFAATFNCPTTYHSYEALVQDPDIDVVYIATPHAFHCKQTILCLQHNKAVLCEKPMALNATQVRKMIQASKDNQCFLMEALWTRFLPWMQAVKEITDNGLIGDVKYVRADFGFKAEYNPESRLFDINLGGGSLLDIGIYPLFLCQQILGKPKHIVVSGNTDKGGADISCHAVLQYENGAAGIITSMLDCDTPQTAEIAGTEGMIRIPSRWHRVSQFEWRRTNKDWQTVTLPQLVNGFEFQIAEVVKCLDNNLIESPSLPHAFSLQLSETMDEIRKQIGVTYPGEN, encoded by the coding sequence ATGTCTAAGACTTATACATGGGGCATTATCGGTCCCGGAAAAATCGCGAAGAAATTCGCAGAATCGTTACAACTAACAGAACGTGTACGGTTAAGCGCTGTTGCATCAAGGGATATCAATAAAGCAAAACAATTTGCTGCAACATTCAACTGTCCTACAACTTATCACAGCTACGAAGCGCTGGTGCAAGATCCGGATATTGATGTGGTTTATATTGCCACACCGCACGCGTTCCATTGCAAGCAAACTATTTTATGCCTTCAACATAACAAAGCGGTACTCTGTGAAAAGCCGATGGCGCTCAATGCAACGCAGGTACGCAAAATGATACAGGCTTCCAAAGACAATCAGTGTTTTTTAATGGAAGCTTTATGGACAAGGTTCCTGCCTTGGATGCAAGCTGTCAAGGAGATTACAGATAATGGCTTAATAGGAGACGTCAAATATGTTCGGGCGGATTTCGGATTCAAGGCGGAATATAACCCTGAAAGCAGATTATTCGATATTAATCTCGGCGGCGGTTCTTTATTGGACATCGGTATTTATCCTTTATTTCTCTGCCAACAGATTTTAGGCAAACCGAAACATATTGTCGTATCAGGAAATACAGACAAAGGCGGAGCGGATATATCCTGCCACGCCGTATTGCAATATGAGAACGGCGCTGCGGGTATTATTACCAGCATGCTGGATTGCGACACGCCCCAGACGGCAGAGATAGCCGGGACGGAAGGAATGATCCGCATTCCTTCGAGATGGCACAGAGTAAGTCAATTTGAATGGCGAAGAACAAACAAGGATTGGCAAACCGTAACACTGCCACAGCTTGTCAACGGTTTTGAGTTCCAGATAGCTGAAGTTGTCAAATGCCTTGATAACAATTTGATTGAAAGTCCTTCGCTTCCTCACGCTTTCAGTTTGCAACTCAGTGAAACCATGGATGAAATCAGAAAGCAAATCGGCGTTACCTATCCGGGAGAAAATTAA
- a CDS encoding M13 family metallopeptidase codes for MKKALFYFIGILLLASCNNASDNEAREAYVNIPGIDSSLNPGDDFFRYVNHIWYDTAQIPPSQAGVGAYMFMNYPQRLRLQGILDSVSKANNPAGSIEQKLGDFYASGMDTNTVNQRGYEPVKPLLARIDSISNTTALLKFVADEAKVYNNSIIGLYVGPDNKNSSMNIAHVSQAGIGLPQRDYYFSTDSQSVAIQNAYKKYLSTLFQLTGTDAATAAKNADIVYGIEKQIAASHRTNIELRDINANYNKMPVSALAKKEPNIDWNNLLNNLGAKTDSIDVSQPAYYDKLNSLLKSVPTSDWKIYLKAFTLNNYADILSQPFVDAGFEFNKVVSGQAVQKTRGEKIANAIDNSLGEALGQLYVKKYFTESAKKRALELVNNIQKAYAVRIDKLDWMSDSTKQKAKEKLFAITKKIGYPDKWRDYSKVTVEKNKYFENTVSTAADNYQFNLAKLNKPVDKTEWFTTPSTVTAYNNPSANEIVFPAAILQPPYFDDAADDALNYGGIGMVIGHEMTHTFDDQGAQFDKDGNVKNWWTKEDYAKFKAKTQQVIDLYSSFTVLDTLHIKGAMTVGENTADVSGVAVAYDAFKMTKEGHDTAKIGGFTPDQRFFISVAKIWRVKMKNEFLRLWINNNPHSPPMWRVNGPLMNCPYFYEAFHVQPGDKMYLPDDERIKIW; via the coding sequence ATGAAAAAAGCACTCTTTTATTTTATCGGCATCCTGTTGCTCGCGAGTTGTAACAATGCCTCTGATAATGAGGCTCGGGAAGCATACGTGAATATACCGGGCATTGATTCCTCTCTGAATCCGGGCGATGATTTTTTCAGGTATGTCAATCATATCTGGTATGACACGGCACAAATACCGCCTTCGCAGGCAGGCGTCGGTGCGTATATGTTTATGAATTATCCGCAGCGTCTGCGTCTGCAAGGCATATTGGACAGCGTATCAAAAGCAAATAATCCGGCAGGAAGTATTGAACAAAAACTTGGAGATTTTTACGCATCGGGCATGGATACAAATACCGTTAACCAACGCGGTTATGAACCTGTAAAACCCTTGCTGGCGCGCATCGATAGTATCAGTAATACAACTGCATTATTAAAATTTGTGGCAGATGAAGCAAAAGTCTATAACAATTCTATTATAGGTTTGTATGTAGGACCTGATAATAAAAACAGCAGCATGAATATTGCGCATGTTTCGCAAGCGGGAATCGGTTTGCCTCAGCGTGATTATTATTTCAGTACGGATTCGCAAAGCGTTGCTATACAAAATGCGTATAAAAAATATCTTTCAACATTATTTCAACTGACAGGAACTGACGCTGCGACTGCTGCGAAGAATGCTGATATAGTCTATGGAATCGAAAAACAAATTGCCGCATCTCATAGAACAAATATTGAACTGCGTGATATAAATGCGAATTACAACAAGATGCCTGTTTCAGCACTCGCGAAAAAAGAACCGAATATTGACTGGAATAATTTACTGAATAATCTCGGCGCTAAAACGGATTCGATTGATGTATCGCAACCTGCTTATTATGACAAACTCAATTCACTTTTAAAATCTGTTCCAACAAGTGATTGGAAAATTTATCTGAAAGCATTTACACTCAACAATTATGCGGATATTTTGAGCCAACCTTTTGTAGATGCGGGTTTTGAGTTTAATAAAGTAGTGAGCGGACAAGCAGTGCAAAAAACACGCGGCGAGAAAATAGCGAATGCTATTGACAATTCTTTGGGCGAAGCTTTGGGGCAATTGTATGTAAAAAAATATTTTACGGAAAGTGCAAAAAAGCGTGCGCTGGAACTGGTTAATAATATACAGAAGGCGTATGCCGTTAGAATAGATAAGCTCGACTGGATGAGTGACAGCACAAAGCAAAAGGCAAAAGAGAAACTCTTTGCCATTACCAAGAAAATCGGTTACCCTGATAAGTGGAGAGATTACAGTAAAGTAACTGTTGAAAAAAACAAATATTTTGAAAATACGGTTTCTACCGCTGCTGATAATTACCAATTCAACCTGGCAAAACTGAACAAGCCGGTGGATAAAACGGAATGGTTTACGACACCGTCCACCGTTACCGCTTATAATAACCCTTCTGCCAATGAGATTGTTTTTCCGGCGGCTATATTGCAACCGCCTTACTTTGACGATGCAGCCGATGATGCGCTCAATTACGGCGGTATCGGTATGGTAATCGGTCATGAAATGACACATACTTTCGATGACCAGGGCGCGCAATTCGATAAAGACGGCAATGTAAAAAACTGGTGGACAAAAGAGGATTACGCGAAGTTCAAAGCAAAGACACAGCAGGTAATTGATTTATACAGTTCGTTTACTGTATTGGACACTTTGCATATAAAAGGCGCTATGACTGTTGGAGAAAACACGGCAGATGTAAGCGGCGTTGCAGTAGCTTACGATGCTTTCAAAATGACCAAAGAAGGACATGATACGGCAAAAATCGGCGGTTTTACACCCGATCAACGATTCTTTATTTCCGTTGCGAAAATATGGCGCGTAAAAATGAAAAATGAGTTTCTGCGCTTATGGATAAACAACAACCCGCATTCGCCCCCGATGTGGCGCGTAAACGGACCTTTGATGAATTGTCCTTATTTCTATGAAGCATTTCATGTGCAGCCCGGCGATAAAATGTATTTGCCCGATGATGAGCGGATAAAAATCTGGTAG